A genomic window from Henningerozyma blattae CBS 6284 chromosome 3, complete genome includes:
- the APC4 gene encoding anaphase promoting complex subunit 4 (similar to Saccharomyces cerevisiae APC4 (YDR118W); ancestral locus Anc_8.270), producing the protein MSSVSFIENPKSNPTLPLTLCKSDSGLKVIRTADKSIIINYKIRNKNDIIYYQWENNIGNYVAIFFQRGTVMIYDGIKTSRLLAMLNGGKPNVDAGIWDRYYFPNDNEKDIFDSDITLYMPTLIQIIRDKEKICPGTYFPPHSTWRAKKEESLKNEFLDIHLLHHSVDDSFTFILNGELKLPFPSNSTSGRAIGIIKGENNCFICFYQDLTVRMIDCHDLLQLKGNEILVDHFIRINHLLKYLKEHIMFIKDNMSTPFNEFLTSVKGEATQEMMMENLITMLVSGYISTELEEWIRNTIGIKNLTRWATLGGIFYEKGVDIITLMVIPACERFMILVARLQGLIEYVIVRNRCDNRGVNLNSSYIENVKHAAKRFMKEALRMLEQLQLQKQLFEKFLHWFSENVRGVVQDEAVSGNILVKNVNNCRDIVEYLEWSMGGGPNRVTELTQFEKELEVVQENLNLLNQDFVEPALSVAISIGDRKNIGAILGVCNPEGELLSMEKVMSLESTLVIYIIKYEMQGEMKYEIGLLNCNMENIFCQNEVKLGSRRQEVVETKINVEKRQFENDSNLFVIEKEDEFDVQVEFRNNDSVFTKKFVLNIKEKSIEGC; encoded by the coding sequence ATGTCAAGTGTATCATTTATAGAGAATCCTAAATCGAATCCAACGCTTCCCTTAACGTTATGTAAAAGTGATAGTGGATTAAAAGTGATTAGAACAGCAGATAAATCtataattatcaattataaGATTCGTAACAAAAATGATATCATATATTATCAATGGGAAAATAACATTGGCAATTATGTAGCGATTTTCTTCCAAAGAGGTACAGTGATGATATATGATGGTATTAAAACCTCGAGACTATTAGCAATGTTAAATGGGGGAAAACCAAATGTAGATGCAGGGATTTGGGATCGATATTATTTCCCTAATGATAATGAGAAGGATATTTTCGATTCCGATATAACGTTATATATGCCCACATTGATACAGATTATTAgagataaagaaaaaatttgtcCTGGGACTTATTTCCCACCACATTCTACTTGGAGAGCTAAAAAGGAAGAGAGTTTAAAGaatgaatttttagatATACATCTTTTACATCACTCAGTGGATGATTCGTTTACATTTATATTGAATGGTGAATTGAAATTGCCTTTCCCATCTAATAGCACTAGTGGAAGAGCAATTGGGATAATTAAGGGGgaaaataattgttttatttgcTTTTATCAAGATTTAACAGTTCGAATGATTGATTGCCATGACTTGTTACAATTAAAGGGGAATGAGATCTTAGTGGATCATTTTATTCGAATAAATCATctcttaaaatatttaaaagaacaTATCATGTTTATCAAGGATAATATGTCGACACCGTTTAACGAGTTCTTAACGAGCGTTAAAGGTGAAGCAACACAAGAGATGATGATGGAAAATTTAATCACTATGCTAGTATCTGGTTATATCTCTACAGAATTGGAAGAATGGATACGAAACACGATTGggattaaaaatttaacgCGATGGGCTACACTAGGTGGTATTTTTTACGAGAAAGGAGTTGATATCATCACACTAATGGTGATACCTGCATGCGAGAGGTTTATGATACTAGTTGCAAGATTACAAGGTTTGATAGAGTATGTGATTGTAAGGAATCGGTGTGATAACAGAGGGGTCAATCTGAATAGTAGTTATATAGAAAATGTTAAGCATGCTGCCAAGAGATTTATGAAAGAAGCATTAAGGATGTTAGAGCAATTGCAATTACAGAAACAattgtttgaaaaatttttgcATTGGTTTAGTGAGAATGTTAGGGGTGTGGTTCAAGATGAGGCGGTTAGTGGTAATATTTTGGTcaaaaatgtaaataattGTAGAGATATAGTGGAGTATTTAGAGTGGAGCATGGGAGGAGGGCCAAATAGAGTGACTGAATTAActcaatttgaaaaagaacTAGAAGTGGTTCAAGAGAATTTGAATCTGCTGAATCAAGATTTTGTAGAGCCTGCATTGAGTGTGGCAATAAGTATTGGTGATCGTAAGAATATTGGTGCGATCTTGGGTGTTTGTAATCCTGAAGGTGAGCTTTTAAGTATGGAAAAGGTGATGAGTTTAGAGTCTACTTtggttatatatataataaagtaCGAGATGCAAGGTGAGATGAAATATGAAATTGGATTATTGAATTGTAATATGgaaaatatcttttgtCAAAATGAAGTGAAACTAGGAAGTAGACGGCAAGAAGTGGTAGAGACCAAGATAAATGTAGAAAAACgacaatttgaaaatgatagtaatttgtttgttattgaaaaagaagatgaatttgATGTACAAGTAGAGTTTCGTAATAATGATAGCGTCTTTACGAAAAAATTTGTACTGAatatcaaagaaaaaagtattGAAGGGTGTTAG
- the IOC2 gene encoding Ioc2p (similar to Saccharomyces cerevisiae IOC2 (YLR095C); ancestral locus Anc_8.278), producing MTRAHRSAATGDSLPFWHSHVTPETIAAWTRLPSPNVIPQRPAELGASWHYHLVIAWFYRATASFTTSSTQQRPLWPDVTFDEALLHLPPTQETLDTPDPSVQTGLLDTLRLRLLQLLASDPSAISLAHWDTAARSYLPSTCALPWESATPCQQYDMLYYLVHEADRRRRSGPLLNLEQLTTNDGTRLLIAPSVGALLENRLEPSSDSTLSVPIRLRNCTIAAPGPDLLHLDYAPAIDSYLAAQTTHTSVLASDWDSFVEYTHNSRNDKQRFAFLTTQLEPYLLHLIHSCRLLLSREKAAVMDALLARRKRSSRLAARENGAALRQARDNWDTLQDNRTAFLKTRHRALARHHSSLQHVLSRKLWDAFDKDVEERVSQIEAPPTESSHIEVSPTEVSLTGASLIELSNVAPVSIKPSDIDQDVLLHGTCFHTPLLEVPPRPPLSSDSSSPESAPLEIPAELALTADRIARAAEHGLEPEDSQLPPDTLSWTFQCLCDPEPLQVSGPDTIPETARHTLLVCCDACHVWQHWDCQPQALLECLMEASSTNANANASVSTGTSISPRDFAAVQLGSDRYASGSTSRSASRTTSRSAARRSSRRHASSSESLNESSNELPTEQSLSWRPTEKRPRTTRLFVCGWCVLTCENDIRGSFANELALKREKEYEQAQRKQKRAEEKLLKEKLKQQSKEKARERVREKTREKAREKQLLRESKRDTKHDIKRDIKRDSTKRDTKRDSTKANIKVEKPSTNSTPFCNSTVQTMLQEAPHLAIVQAKPGTLLLLPNTVYTFEKEVLTPPYGSPQATP from the coding sequence ATGACACGCGCACACCGTTCTGCTGCTACAGGTGATTCGTTGCCCTTCTGGCACTCTCATGTTACTCCGGAAACTATTGCGGCATGGACACGTCTTCCATCGCCTAATGTGATACCACAACGACCCGCCGAACTTGGTGCTAGTTGGCATTACCATCTAGTTATTGCATGGTTTTACCGTGCCACTGCATCTTTTACCACTTCGTCAACACAACAACGTCCTCTTTGGCCAGACGTCACCTTTGACGAGGCACTGTTGCATCTGCCGCCCACACAAGAGACGCTCGATACACCTGATCCCTCTGTACAAACGGGCCTTCTAGATACGCTACGCCTGCGTCTTTTGCAGTTATTAGCATCCGACCCTTCTGCTATCTCATTGGCCCATTGGGACACCGCTGCGCGTTCGTACCTTCCTAGCACATGTGCCTTACCCTGGGAGAGTGCCACACCCTGTCAGCAATATGATATGCTATACTATTTAGTACATGAAGCTGATCGTCGTCGACGTTCAGGCCCATTGCTTAACTTGGAACAACTCACCACTAACGACGGAACACGATTACTTATAGCACCCAGTGTAGGAGCTCTTCTCGAGAATCGACTAGAACCTTCCTCTGATAGCACACTTTCTGTACCGATCAGGTTACGCAACTGTACCATAGCAGCACCTGGTCCAGACTTGTTACATCTGGACTATGCACCTGCCATTGATTCCTATTTGGCAGCTCAAACGACACATACATCTGTCCTTGCTTCCGACTGGGACAGTTTTGTGGAATACACACACAACTCTCGTAATGATAAACAACGCTTTGCCTTTCTAACTACTCAGCTTGAGCCATACTTGCTTCATCTCATACACTCATGTCGTTTGCTATTATCTCGTGAAAAAGCTGCCGTCATGGATGCCCTCTTGGCTCGTCGTAAACGTTCTTCAAGACTGGCTGCACGTGAAAACGGTGCTGCATTACGCCAGGCGCGTGATAATTGGGATACACTTCAAGATAATCGTACAGCATTTCTCAAGACTCGTCATAGAGCTCTCGCACGTCATCATTCCTCTTTACAACATGTACTAAGTCGGAAACTTTGGGATGCCTTTGACAAGGATGTTGAAGAGCGAGTATCACAGATTGAGGCACCACCAACTGAGTCCTCACACATTGAAGTCTCACCCACTGAAGTCTCACTCACTGGAGCCTCACTCATCGAACTATCAAACGTTGCCCCTGTAAGCATCAAACCCTCGGATATCGACCAAGATGTGCTGCTTCATGGCACTTGTTTCCACACACCACTTCTAGAGGTCCCTCCTCGTCCACCGCTCTCGTCAGACTCTTCATCCCCTGAATCCGCCCCCTTAGAAATACCCGCCGAGCTGGCTTTAACCGCTGACCGTATCGCTCGAGCTGCAGAACACGGTCTTGAACCAGAAGATTCACAATTACCGCCAGATACTCTTTCATGGACTTTCCAATGTCTGTGTGACCCAGAACCATTACAAGTATCTGGACCAGACACTATTCCAGAAACTGCTCGTCACACATTGCTCGTATGCTGTGACGCATGTCACGTATGGCAACACTGGGATTGTCAACCACAAGCACTTCTTGAATGTTTAATGGAAGCATCTTCTActaatgcaaatgcaaatgctAGTGTGTCTACTGGTACTTCCATTTCTCCTCGTGACTTTGCAGCTGTACAACTCGGAAGTGATCGTTATGCTTCAGGCTCCACATCACGCTCCGCATCTCGTACCACATCACGTTCTGCAGCACGTCGTTCTTCTCGTAGACATGCTTCTTCTTCTGAGTCACTCAATGAATCCTCTAATGAACTACCTACTGAGCAATCTTTATCTTGGCGTCCTACAGAAAAGAGGCCTCGTACCACACGTCTATTTGTATGTGGCTGGTGTGTTCTTACTTGCGAGAATGATATCCGTGGCAGCTTTGCCAATGAATTAGCAttgaaaagagaaaaagaatatgaaCAAGCACAACGTAAACAGAAAAGAGCAGaagagaaattattaaaagagaaattaaaacaacaaTCAAAGGAAAAGGCAAGAGAGAGGGTAAGAGAGAAGACAAGGGAAAAGGCAAGGGAAAAACAACTGCTTAGGGAAAGTAAACGAGATACCAAACATGATATCAAACGTGATATCAAACGTGATAGTACCAAACGTGATACCAAACGTGATAGTACCAAAGCAAATATAAAAGTTGAAAAACCTTCCACTAATTCCACTCCATTCTGTAACTCCACCGTACAAACAATGCTTCAAGAAGCTCCACATCTTGCCATTGTTCAAGCTAAACCAGGTactctattattattaccaaataCTGTATATACGTTTGAAAAAGAAGTGCTCACACCGCCATACGGTTCTCCACAAGCAACTCCATAA
- the TBLA0C04600 gene encoding uncharacterized protein (similar to Saccharomyces cerevisiae KIN1 (YDR122W) and KIN2 (YLR096W); ancestral locus Anc_8.279), whose translation MSQDYHINTRFKMGGDQPQLLQHTTPKLSNTSKEDPTPLTPNTNENALDTAILGTNTPTSVAKATPRMMGKTQSQPQPQPQMQTQPQMQSQAHENAQQQPLMPPVEISYNKDGTLNTPNHLNLVTEQQKNRTPTPAAQRSPQTRSQSQSQSQAQAQSQSQQRKSSRSRQNEPKQFHRKSLGDWDFLETVGAGSMGKVKLAKHHYTNEICAIKVVNRATKGFLHKEQTLPPPQTEQEILERQKNLEKEISRDKRTIREASLGQILYHPHICRLFEMCTMSNHFYMLFEYVSGGQLLDYIIQHGSLREHHARKFARGIASALQYLHSNNIVHRDLKIENIMISTSGEIKIIDFGLSNLYDTTRQLHTFCGSLYFAAPELLKAHPYTGPEVDVWSFGVVLYVLVCGKVPFDDENSSVLHEKIKQGKVDYPQHLSIEVISLLSKMLVVDPKKRATLRQVVEHHWMVRGYDNPSSSYLPNRIPLTPQMLDYDVVKEMLRLEFIDDIDETMNYLTKIISDETYLELSNQYWSLIKEKNLNINEMSPFDNPLQAYHPLISIYYLVDEMLRNKLKKLQRRQMQFQQQQNLELQRKKLELQKQNAAASAAASAGLATTTPAATPVIPQPVNSPIKTQLSPIKTDASPMVKSRKEGNLSSPAKQSQQQQKSLKVMIPPKLIIPEQAHTSPTTRKTVDRQNDIDTVFAKAENKINNYNDTPENSTYASPMESPSKHQANTNVNNTTSIPDSPDDENKTTIGNIFRRLSSRRHPSGATTDSSPTNNPTSMDPSQMQKKLPDTVIPKTHSRAYSEYVPSNRNPNYGSMNTPPVLIRSPQRSASQKQNADLPALPMNAETIVQQQRAKQLSNNMENLKINQDSANDDEATPTPTTTAPTDTSNNNNNTQDNSYDQLNIPKGRKLHPNARAKSVGHARRESLKYSRPPVPANLFQPEMEDNGFLHYSDDNRSDNNNTTATNATSTSTNNNTTKAGIVSNNINNYTNENNSVIQNTINNQINTHEIITEHLLSDDEILDQAAKAPPGTMPSIDFPRSLFLKGFFSVQTTSSKPLPIVRYKIITVLKKMNIEFKEVKGGFICLQRYYNNNNLLNVNTTAAAATTTTSNTSNTDTDAEDQVSKGLTPRSRHNSIKRQGSINKYFANNLNTDTNNAPPIPMSPMGMLNNDPNTQQNSTHGRSMSTVLSPTRYSNNNSSVGGGGVSGDVSAASLEYINQDENVLTNSRAEGMNRIDNQDAINDDEELSSNGEPISKTISSNGGNQINREKQPIKFEIHIVKVRIVGLAGVHFKKVSGNTWLYKELASRILNDLNL comes from the coding sequence ATGAGTCAAGATTACCATATCAATACCCGCTTCAAAATGGGCGGTGATCAGCCACAGCTCTTACAACATACTACTCCAAAACTATCAAACACTTCCAAGGAAGATCCTACCCCGTTGACTCCCAACACGAACGAGAATGCTTTAGACACAGCAATTTTAGGTACAAACACTCCGACGTCAGTGGCCAAGGCTACGCCAAGAATGATGGGCAAGACTCAATCACAACCACAGCCGCAGCCGCAAATGCAAACTCAACCGCAAATGCAATCGCAAGCCCATGAAAATGCGCAACAACAACCGTTGATGCCGCCAGTGGAAATCTCTTACAACAAAGACGGCACTCTGAACACTCCTAACCATTTAAACCTCGTAACAGAACAGCAAAAGAACAGAACACCAACACCTGCTGCCCAAAGATCTCCTCAGACCCGGTCACAATCACAATCGCAATCGCAGGCACAAGCACAATCGCAATCGCAACAGAGAAAATCAAGTAGATCCCGTCAAAACGAACCTAAACAATTCCATAGAAAATCATTGGGTGATTGGGATTTCTTAGAAACTGTAGGTGCCGGGTCCATGGGTAAAGTCAAACTAGCTAAACATCATTATACAAACGAAATATGCGCCATCAAAGTAGTCAATAGAGCCACTAAGGGGTTCCTGCATAAGGAACAAACTTTGCCTCCTCCGCAAACAGAACAAGAAATCTTGGAAAGACAGAAAAACTTGGAAAAGGAAATCTCAAGGGATAAACGTACCATTAGAGAAGCATCTTTGGGCCAGATCTTATACCATCCTCATATTTGTCGTCTTTTCGAAATGTGCACCATGTCAAACCATTTCTATATGCTTTTCGAATATGTTTCAGGGGGtcaattattagattatATAATTCAACACGGTTCATTAAGAGAACATCATGCAAGAAAATTCGCAAGAGGGATTGCTAGTGCATTACAATATTTACATTCAAACAATATCGTCCATAGAGATTTGAagatagaaaatattatgatcTCCACTTCAggtgaaattaaaattatcgATTTCGGTCTCTCCAATTTATATGATACAACAAGACAATTACATACGTTTTGTGGGTCTCTATATTTTGCAGCAccagaattattaaaagctCATCCTTATACCGGTCCCGAAGTGGATGTCTGGTCCTTTGGTGTTGTTCTTTATGTCTTGGTATGTGGTAAAGTTCCctttgatgatgaaaattcAAGTGTCTTACATGAAAAGATTAAACAGGGGAAAGTGGATTACCCTCAAcatttatcaattgaagTCATTTCACTTTTATCCAAAATGTTGGTTGTCGATCCTAAAAAGAGAGCCACTCTAAGACAAGTTGTAGAACATCATTGGATGGTTAGGGGATATGATAATCCATCTTCATCATACTTACCCAATAGAATTCCCTTGACCCCACAAATGCTAGATTACGATGTCGTAAAGGAAATGTTACGTCTAGAGTTTATTGATGATATAGATGAGActatgaattatttaaccAAAATCATCTCGGATGAAAcatatttagaattatcaaatCAATATTGGTCcttaattaaagaaaaaaatttaaacatCAATGAAATGAGTCCCTTTGATAATCCATTGCAGGCATACCATCCTTTAATCTCTATATATTACCTGGTGGATGAAATgttaagaaataaattgaaaaaattacaaagaaGACAAATGCAATtccaacaacaacaaaatttggaattacaaaggaaaaaattggaattacAAAAGCAAAATGCTGCTGCGTCTGCTGCTGCGTCTGCGGGACTTGCCACTACTACCCCAGCTGCCACCCCAGTTATTCCTCAACCAGTAAATTCACCTATCAAGACTCAGTTATCACCCATTAAGACAGATGCATCTCCAATGGTAAAGAGTAGAAAAGAGGGCAACTTATCTTCCCCTGCAAAACAAtcacaacaacaacaaaagaGCTTAAAAGTAATGATCCCTCCAAAATTAATCATCCCAGAACAAGCTCATACTTCCCCAACAACAAGAAAAACTGTTGATAGACAAAATGATATAGATACTGTCTTTGCTAAAgctgaaaataaaattaacaaCTATAACGATACTCCCGAAAATAGCACTTATGCCAGTCCAATGGAATCTCCAAGTAAACATCAAGCAAATACAAACGtaaataatactactaGCATACCAGATTCTcctgatgatgaaaataaaacaacTATTGGAAACATATTTAGAAGATTATCCTCCCGTCGTCATCCTTCAGGTGCAACCACAGATTCTTCTCCTACTAACAACCCTACATCAATGGATCCATCTCAAATGCAAAAGAAACTTCCAGATACAGTTATTCCAAAGACTCATTCTCGTGCTTATTCAGAATATGTTCCATCAAATAGAAATCCAAATTATGGCTCTATGAATACTCCACCAGTATTAATTAGATCACCACAAAGATCAGCATCTCAAAAGCAAAATGCAGATTTACCTGCATTGCCAATGAATGCTGAAACTATCGTTCAGCAACAAAGAGCTAaacaattatcaaataatatggaaaatttgaaaattaatcaaGATTCAgcaaatgatgatgaagcaACTCCTACTCCTACTACCACAGCACCTACTGACACTagcaacaacaataataatactcaAGATAACTCATATGaccaattaaatattccaaaagGTAGGAAGTTACATCCAAATGCAAGAGCTAAATCTGTGGGTCATGCTCGTCGTGaatctttgaaatataGCAGACCCCCTGTACCTGCCAATTTGTTCCAACCAGAAATGGAAGATAATGGCTTTCTTCATTATAGTGATGATAATAGatcagataataataataccacAGCAACAAATGCTACTTCCACTTccaccaataataataccacGAAAGCAGGTATCgtatcaaataatattaacaattacactaatgaaaataattcagttattcaaaatacaattaataatcaaattaatacCCATGAAATTATAACTGAACATTTATTATCCGATGATGAAATTCTTGATCAAGCTGCAAAGGCTCCTCCTGGAACAATGCCATCTATTGATTTCCCACGTTCATTATTCTTAAAGGGCTTTTTTTCAGTACAAACAACTTCTTCAAAACCTTTACCTATAGTTAGATATAAAATCATTACtgtattgaaaaaaatgaatatagaATTTAAAGAGGTTAAAGGTGGGTTCATTTGTCTTCAAAGATAttacaataacaataaccTCTTGAATGTCAATACtactgctgctgctgctacTACAACAACTTCTAATACTTCTAATACAGATACAGATGCAGAAGATCAAGTATCAAAAGGTCTTACTCCAAGATCTCGTCATAATTCCATTAAACGTCAAGGCtccattaataaatattttgcaaataatttaaatacagATACAAATAACGCTCCTCCAATCCCAATGTCTCCAATGGGTATGTTGAATAATGATCCAAACACTCAACAAAATTCAACTCATGGTAGAAGTATGTCCACTGTATTATCCCCAACTAGatatagtaataataatagtagcGTAGGTGGTGGTGGAGTATCAGGTGACGTTTCTGCGGCTTCtttagaatatattaatcAAGATGAAAACGTGTTGACGAATTCAAGAGCAGAAGGTATGAATAGAATTGATAATCAAGATGCTATTAATGacgatgaagaattaagtAGTAATGGTGAACCAATCTCCAAGACTATAAGTTCAAACGGTGgtaatcaaattaatagaGAAAAACAACCTATTAAATTCGAAATTCATATTGTCAAGGTTCGTATTGTCGGTTTAGCTGGTGTTCATTTCAAGAAGGTATCTGGTAATACTTGGTTATATAAAGAACTAGCGTCTagaatattaaatgatttaaatctttaa
- the INO2 gene encoding Ino2p (similar to Saccharomyces cerevisiae INO2 (YDR123C); ancestral locus Anc_8.280), whose amino-acid sequence MQNLFDENQANRNKMSITTDNSTSKTTTNDDMFDFGSILGNTNTNNNEVNGAVNDIDNFDIDLAFETAFELFNDNHDNDDDNHDNDDDNHDNDDDNTSTPATAHEIIQSFKSLTNNNSLDEFINTVPNTMASKDTSVIGMNVNQNSNDNNNKDNTNNDLSKNIRKDIPSSDINPLYNSMSPPASFNPLSPSTLLPLSPPPLTRFSNSIDTTTNVKNQTLNITSSTNNNTVKFSNNNNNNNNNNNTITVANVVLQQGSNLTNSQQNINESNEQDMDNMRDIDSVPTSIPQINNIQKQIVPSIPRQLTDNNSNNIRQAEINNASNIQRNMKSTLSTSNIHSLSYNNINPPTTNSNNNNKSFPDFNESLKTSHAAGNNSTNISHARASNVTINNGLTKIVTINNHLNKKRNNNNTNNDINSLNKSSNIGQNLLSLDESNVISNFLDSLLSVDGPNQVTNLTNNTTNLNIHINELTLDDNPSMIVPLKFNNPKYIKLYDPFNKGYKPLPLSKLPEIKINEEVNKPPIEIQNDLNKLKKWKHLHLEKIRRKQIKLSFNNLITFIKYPRYESDILTSNSNTSLDNDNDSNNSGNNIIPTTVSTNPSIRTPKHVLLTYILNDINSIIKANNTLESVLSSLK is encoded by the coding sequence ATGCAAAACCTATTTGATGAGAATCAAGCAAATAGGAACAAAATGTCCATAACAACTGATAATTCCACTTCTAAAACCACAACTAATGATGATATGTTTGATTTCGGTAGCATACTTGGTAATACCAAcactaataataacgaAGTTAATGGTGCTGTGAATGATATAGAcaattttgatattgatttgGCGTTTGAAACAGCgtttgaattatttaatgataatcaTGATAATGACGATGATAATCATGATAATGACGATGATAATCATGATAATGACGATGATAATACTAGTACTCCTGCCACTGCTCatgaaattattcaatcatttaaatcattaactaataataattcctTGGATGAATTTATCAATACCGTTCCTAATACTATGGCATCCAAAGATACTTCAGTTATTGGTATGAATGTAAATCAGAATAGCAAtgataataacaacaaggataatactaataatgatttatctaaaaatatacgAAAGGATATCCCATCTTCTGATATTAACCCTTTATACAATTCAATGTCCCCACCTGCATCTTTTAATCCATTATCACCGTCAACATTACTCCCATTATCACCACCACCCTTGACTCGTTTctcaaattcaattgatacAACAACTAATGTGAAGAATCAAACATTAAACATAACTAGTAgtaccaataataacacAGTAAAATTtagtaataacaataacaataataataataataataacacaATAACTGTTGCTAATGTTGTTCTTCAACAAGGTTCAAATTTAACTAACTCTCAACagaatattaatgaatcaaATGAGCAAGATATGGATAATATGAGAGATATTGATAGTGTTCCTACTTCAATACcacaaattaataatatacagaAACAAATTGTACCTAGTATCCCTAGACAATTGAcagataataatagcaataatataCGACAGGCTGAAATAAATAACGCATCAAACATTCAACGAAATATGAAAAGTACTTTATCAACTTCTAATATACATTCTTTAagttataataatatcaatccGCCAACtactaattctaataacaataacaaaagTTTCCCAGATTTTAATGAATCTTTGAAAACTTCACATGCAGCAGGTAATAATTCCACTAATATTTCACATGCAAGAGCTTCAAATGtaacaataaataatggATTAACAAAAATTGTAACAATTAACAATCATCTTAATAAAAAACgaaacaacaacaatactAATAACGATATCAATTCGTTAAACaaatcttcaaatattgGACAGAATTTATTAAGTTTAGATGAATCAAATGTTATATCAAATTTCTTGGATAGTTTGTTATCAGTAGATGGTCCAAATCAAGTCActaatttaacaaataatacaactaatttaaatattcatattaatgaattaacaTTAGATGATAACCCATCGATGATTGTGccattaaaatttaataatccaaaatatattaaactCTATGATCCATTTAATAAAGGTTATAAACCATTACCTCTATCTAAATTAcctgaaattaaaattaacgAAGAGGTTAATAAACCCCcaattgaaattcaaaatgatttaaataaattgaaaaaatggaaacatttacatttagaaaaaattagaagaaaacaaattaaattatcattcaataatttaattacatttataaaatatccTCGTTATGAATCAGATATATTAActtctaattcaaatacttcTTTGGATAACGATAATGatagtaataattcagggaataatattataccTACTACAGTATCAACAAATCCATCAATTAGAACACCAAAGCATGTATTATTAacttatattttgaatgatattaattcaATCATAAAGGCAAATAATACCTTGGAAAGTGTACTTTCTAGTCTTAAatga